A genomic region of Arachis hypogaea cultivar Tifrunner chromosome 5, arahy.Tifrunner.gnm2.J5K5, whole genome shotgun sequence contains the following coding sequences:
- the LOC112801004 gene encoding serine/threonine-protein phosphatase PP2A-2 catalytic subunit: protein MPSNADLDRQIEQLMECKPLGEAEVKALCDQARAILVEEWNVQPVKCPVTVCGDIHGQFYDLIELFRIGGSAPDTNYLFMGDYVDRGYYSVETVTLLVILKVRYRDRITILRGNHESRQITQVYGFYDECLRKYGNANVWKYFTDLFDYLPLTALIESQIFCLHGGLSPSLDTLDNIRALDRIQEVPHEGPMCDLLWSDPDDRCGWGISPRGAGYTFGQDIAAQFNHTNGLSLISRAHQLVMEGYNWCQEKNVVTVFSAPNYCYRCGNMAAILEIGENMDQNFLQFDPAPRQIEPDTTRKTPDYFL, encoded by the exons atGCCGTCGAACGCGGATCTGGACCGGCAGATAGAGCAGCTGATGGAGTGCAAACCGCTGGGGGAGGCGGAGGTGAAGGCACTATGCGATCAGGCGAGGGCGATTCTTGTGGAGGAGTGGAACGTGCAGCCGGTGAAGTGTCCCGTTACGGTTTGCGGTGACATCCATGGCCAGTTCTACGATCTCATCGAGCTGTTCCGGATAGGAGGCAGCGCTCCTGACACTAATTATCTTTTCATGGGCGACTATGTAG ATCGTGGGTACTATTCAGTGGAGACGGTTACACTTTTGGTGATCTTAAAAGTCCGTTATAGAGATAGAATTACAATTCTTAGGGGAAATCATGAAAGCCGTCAAATTACTCAAGT GTATGGCTTCTATGATGAATGCTTGAGAAAATATGGGAATGCCAATGTCTGGAAGTACTTTACCGACCTGTTTGATTATTTACCACTAACTGCCCTCATTGAGAGTCAG ATTTTCTGCTTGCATGGAGGCCTGTCACCTTCTTTGGATACGCTGGATAATATCCGTGCCTTGGACCGCATACAGGAG GTTCCGCATGAAGGACCAATGTGTGACCTCTTGTGGTCTGATCCAGATGATCGCTGTGGTTGGGGAATATCTCCACGTGGTGCTGGATACACATTTGGCCAGGATATTGCTGCTCAGTTCAATCATACCAATGGTCTCTCCCTGATATCTAGGGCTCACCAGCTTGTCATGGAAGGGTACAATTGGTGCCAG GAAAAGAATGTAGTGACCGTTTTTAGCGCTCCAAATTACTGTTACCGATGTGGGAATATGGCAGCCATATTGGAAATTGGAGAGAACATGGATCAGAATTTTCTGCAGTTTGATCCAGCTCCCAGGCAAATTGAGCCCGACACTACGCGGAAGACCCCAGACTATTTTTTGTGA
- the LOC112801005 gene encoding uncharacterized protein, which yields MNSANSPLVLPFLFFLVTSFFHDSLIRASAQKTDWINKENQNGNEFGERRGRVLMSFKEKPSGSNVTFECTPSGPCVPCLYSEKGDEKYRCGETGYRIPFKCLEIKDTTKGKEKINPREGRSLFEFSNNIETSDELSHVSGEFTTTQSQRHLLDDLSASDNKSHAYITYRSCIPPASGEKLSVLNFEAIMLFLLAISGSFIYLRKKKAVSVSGYTAVRSQTNSRF from the exons ATGAATTCTGCAAATTCACCATTGGTTCTTCCATTCCTCTTCTTCCTCGTCACCTCTTTCTTCCATGATTCTCTCATTCGCGCCTCAGCGCAGAAAAC GGATTGGATCAACAAAGAGAATCAAAATGGGAATGAGTTTGGGGAGCGAAGAGGTAGAGTTCTAATGAGCTTCAAAGAAAAGCCCTCAGGAAGTAACGTTACCTTTGAATGCACTCCTTCTGGTCCCTGCGTTCCATGCCTCTACTCCGAAAAG GGTGATGAGAAATATCGTTGCGGTGAAACTGGCTACCGTATTCCATTCAAATGCTTAGAAATCAAAGACACAActaagggaaaagagaaaataaatcctCGTGAAGGGCGGTCTTTGTTTGAATTCTCCAACAATATCGAAACGTCAGACGAACTGTCACATGTTTCTGGAGAGTTTACTACTACGCAATCACAGAGACATTTGCTAGATGATTTGTCGGCTTCAGATAATAAATCACATGCTTACATCACTTATAGAAGCTGTATACCCCCAGCTAGTGGAGAGAAGTTGTCAGTTCTAAATTTTGAG GCGATCATGCTTTTTTTATTGGCCATTAGTGGATCATTCATATACCTGAGAAAGAAGAAGGCGGTTTCTGTTTCTGGCTATACAGCTGTAAGGTCTCAAACAAACTCGCGCTTTTGA